Part of the Musa acuminata AAA Group cultivar baxijiao chromosome BXJ2-7, Cavendish_Baxijiao_AAA, whole genome shotgun sequence genome is shown below.
CCAAGAGGATCTTCGTCTCGTCGCCCGCCAAGGACAGGACTTTGAATGGGGGGAGTCCGGTCGATCGATTTGGTTTCCAGAGCTCAGGCTTTGGTATGGTATCCTATTGGGATCAAGTCCTTTTTATCTGCTTTTAGATCTTCTTAGGTCCTTTTTTGTGTGATAAAAGTCGAACCTTGTCTTCATCAATTGATACCAGTTTGTTCTTTCTTTGTTCATCTCATTAATTTTAATCTTCTTGCTTCGATTGATAGATGGTAATTTGTGTTTATGGTGCAAAGAAAGACAACAATTTTAACTGTACATGGCTACTGGGAAATCGATTGTTTTTGTGACCTTTTCTGACTGCACACAACTTCAATATTTCGATCATTGTATAGTTTACTTATAGAATTTCGATAATCAACGAACTCTGTGTTCATTGAGATCTTTGGACAAGGTTATCTGTTTTTATTCTAGATAAAAAGCATGCTAACTTGCCCAGGTTGGTGTTTCTTTATGCACAGTGTCAGAAGAGCTTTTCTTCCTAATATTCTCTATCTTGCATGTGGTATAAGTTGAATCAGGTGCTAATGAATCCATAGCAATAGTGACCTTTGATATCTGACTACTTGTTGATGTTGCTTTCTTTTAGATAAATCACCTCCTATGTAGATTGATATGGTTTCTGACCTTTCACCTCAATACATGCACCAAACTTATGAGCAAGTCTATGGTAGTTGAAGTGTTTGTCTTAGGAAAATTCAGTTAGTGGAAGTTTGTGATGTGCAACAAAATTAGTATACTGATCTTGCCGCATTGGACAGCTTAAGTTTCACTGTAAACCGATAACTGATGTTGGATGCTGATATGCGACAAGCTTGGTTTGTTTTCATATTCTCTGTGGTCAATTTGTCAGCCATATTCTCATAACTAAGAAGTTCTGTTATTTTATAGCATCAACTCATGTTTTGTACTGAATAATACTCATCTTTCAACCACTCTCATTAtcatgaaagaaaataaaattctcatCGTGCTCAACCCAGGCCTTCATTTTATCTTTCCTAGAAACTCATGTCTTGGTGATTTCTGTCTCATTTTAACAACTGAATTCTATTCCATCGGATCATTTTTTTAAGCCATAGCTTGTTTTTTCAGAATAacatttcttctttccttttcttctctttgctTCTAGTCAAAGGGAGGTGAGTGTAATTTTAGATAACAACGCCTTTACAAGAATCAAGCAAACTACAAAATGTGTGGTTAATTTTGTAGGTTTACCATAAACAATAGTTATAGCTAATGCGATGCGTTTTGAGTTTTTTTAGTTTGCAATCATGACTTTAATCCATGTTCCTCGACTGAACAATAAACAAATGGTGCCTTGAAGAATACTATGATGGACCTTTTCTATATAAATTTGATATCATAAGTTGTATTAATCTTGTTGATTCAACTCTTTCATTAGCTATCTTTATTGTTCCATTGACGAATACTTGTTTCTGTGGATTAGAAAGCCGTAAAGAAGATATCTTTTTCGATTCACGAGCATGGTTAGACTCTGACTGTGAAGATGATTTCTTAAGTGTAAATGGAGGTATGACCTCTGCAATTACAGAGCATGTAATTTTCTTCTACATTAGTTATTTCTCAAGATATCATTgctaattttcttgtaatttatgaTGAATAATTTTCTTCATGCAGAATTCACTCCTTCCCGAGGCAGTACCCCAAATCATCAAATAAACTCACCTGTCACCCCTCAATTTGACAACCACTTTCCATCTGAAAAATATCCAGACTCAAATTCGGAACCCTCTCCAACCGGTAGAAAGAAACTCGCTGAACTTCTACATGAGACCTTGCAAAGTGAGCAAGTCAATGTGCCCAATGCTGCTGAAGCAAGAGTAGACAGCAATGTGAAGCCAGACATAAACCAAACCAACACCGACCAACCTCAAAACTCGGAAAATGCAACTCTGTACCATTCTGGAGCGTGTTCTATCTGCAGCAGTGAGGTGACACCAAATAGAGATCCGAAGAGCAGGAAAGAGAAAACCTGGAAAACTGGGCATTGTTGCTTGCCAAGCCTGCAGAGCTTTGGCTTTGATGAGAGGAGGCACGAGACGAGTCCTGGACGCTGCACCGTGTGATATCACCGTCGCACTGTTGATACTGGCTTCGATCATCTGAGGGAGCCATTTGCAGGTTTCTGCGACTTGAGCGACGCTAGTTACCTCCAATatctaaattatatcaaactatgTCAGCATGATATAGAACTCGAGAGAAGTATTTTGCGGATTTGGATCACGATATACAATTGTACACTAAGAGGCAGTAGGTCTCGATGGTCCTCATTGTAATAATACATGCATCTGAAGAGGATTGGTGAACAGAATCTCCTTGTACTGAGGAAGATGACAGGAAGGAAGCAACAAGCGCCAAGGAAGTGGTGTTACATTGGACTCCTGAGTCCTGAGCCTATACATTGTTTTCCTGTAGCTGATATTTTTCTTCAAGGAATATGTACATAGATGAAAACAAGATGTATAAACAATCATCCATAGCTGCTCTGTGTACACAtgaagttcaagtgatgatgtCCATTATCTCTCATAATTTGCTGCATTGAGATCTTGCAAACCCTATGGTCAATGCTGCATTGAGCAGCTGCAAAGTCCTTGAAAGGcctgcttgcacatctcaaatcaTGGTGCTGCCACACCATGAATCTATATATGGCCAGGTAAGAAGCCaccttttatttaaataaaaaatatatttaatttaatccaaaaatagATGTATTTtcactaaaaaaaaataataaaattaaattcaaaCGACTCTGCTGGGGATCGAACCCAGAATCTCTGGTTCCGTAGACCAGCGCCTTATCCATTGGGCCACAGAGTCGGAGATGCTAAGTTATCTATAGTttctatatatgtttcaaatcTAATAAACCAAGCAAATCTTTTGTCGCTTTTTTGATATATTCTTATGGAATAATATAACTTAACTTTGTGGAAAGTATTCTTATGATAGTATAATAATATGTgataaaaataaatgagttgACGTTTCTGTTCTTTGTTACATCACGATAAACTGGTCACGACTTCTCTAATTAGCTTTTATGCTACAGAACTGTGTACAGTTTATGTTAAGAAAAAGTTCATTTAAACatgttttattgttttgaatgtaTGTTAATTGGACGCTATTTGATCTCCAAATTGTTATTATGCATGCAAACTTAACATGGAAATTATAGTGTGTCCTCTTAAACGGTCCCCAACACCGTTTCCCACATTAATCTCCCCTATTGCAAGCTTTAAATATAATGCATACTGAGAGTAGTTTGACAGTAATCCATCGATTCCCTGCTGTGTATCACCTATAATCTTATTGTGATCATAAATCAAATTGTTTCTTTTAGAAGAAAATGTAGCTTTACCACTCCTGAGATTCTTCTTGGCTTTCGGATGCTTTCCTTTTGCCTTATCCGCATTCTTCTTGGTGTGTGTTCAATTCCTTTTCTTGATTGTCACTTCCATCACTCTTGCTATCGTGACATAGTAAGTTTTGAAGAAGCTCAATTCAATATTTATCTAGGCATAGAGGTCGATGGTGTATTTCATTATCGTCAAGTGGTTGTCGAAGGAAATTTTGAGTGCTGCCACTTGTTGTCATAATTCAGTAGTGTATTCTTGCACGGATTGATCCCTTTGTTAGTATGTGTAGTGTCACCTCCTCCATCAATTTTCAAGATACCCCATAGAGTAGAATTCTTCTCGTATAAGTCTTTTGAATTGTGTTTATGACATATTTTTATCGTTATTAATTCGAAGATAGGATTTCAACCATACGAACATGTTTGGTCAACATGAGTCACTGAAGCATCACCCTATCCTCGCTACTATAGTCATAATGATTAAAAAACTATCAAGTTGATTTATCCATTATGGGTGCATGAAAATGTAGATTATTTTTAGACAACACATTGGTACTCTCGGTAGCTAGAATTTGGGAAGTAGGTAGAATTTTGAAGAAGCTCAGTCCAATATTTATCTAGGCATGGAGGCCAATGGTGTATTTCATTATCGTCAAGTGGTTGTTGAGGAAAATTTTGAGTGCCACCACTTGTTGTTAGAACTCAATAGTGTATTCTTACGAATTGATCCCTTTGTTAATATATGTAGTGTCATCTCCTCCATCTTTCTTCGAGATATCCCATAGGGTAGAATTCTACTCGTACGAGACTTTTAAATCATGTCCATTATATGTCTTTATCGTTATTTGTTCGAAGATAAGATTTCAACCATTCGATTATGTTTGATCAACATGAGTCGCTCAAGCATCATTCTATCTTCGCTACTGTagtcatataaattaaaataagtatCAAGTTGATCTATTCATTATGGGTGCATGAAAATATATGTTATTTTTAGTAAACATGTTAGTGCTCTAGGTAGGTAGAATTTGTGAAGTAGGTAGTCAGCATTGTGGACTTCTCACAATAGATATATGAAGCTTTGGGAAGGAGCTTTGGGTTGCGGGAACATGAGCAAGAAGTTTGTGACCGGAAGAAGTTGGCTCCAGCAGCAGTGCAAAATTCTTCACTCTCTTCTCCTTGCTACTTTGAGACTACAAAACTGGGGCGGATTGACTATTTGCTAAaggccttttttttttattacactTTAGATGGGGGCACACCCCTTATTTTTGAGAGAGAGGTGAGCCTTAAGTTTTTAGGGTTAAAAAACTTTTCTATGATTTTCCTTATTTAGTTTCTTATGCTAAGAAACATACATATCTTTGAATTAAACTTTACCTACGACTGTCAAGCAATTTGGCGATGTCATTTGCCAAGGTAGAAGCAATAGctttataaaaaaatactatacacCGACATGCATTTTTATTGGAAAACTAACTCATTCCTCACCCTCCACACGCATCAAAGAAGACATGTAGCAACAACAGTACTAGAGATAAACCCATTTTTATCACCAATCTACTCGTGTTGTGTTATGATAGATATTCTTTCGATTGACGAGGCATCGGATGCGATACCACTTAGTGGAAGCCAAAACGGTGGAAAAGGGATATAGCATGGATGGTGATTCGACTGGTTAgacatatgatttattatatggAGATATATGATTTATTACTCTTTCGCCTCCTTTTGTACACGAATCGCCCAGAGTGAGTACACAAAGAATGTCCAGTCAACAGCAATCGCGTATAGTTATAATTAAGCACCGCACCGGGAAGAAGCCCATCAACTGTGTTTGCCGAAGAATGCGATGAGGCCGTCGTAGACGACCTGCTTGGCATTCACCCCCATCACGAAGTCCAGATGTGCGTACTCCTTCACCAGCTGAGCCACGAGCTCGTCGGCGTCATGGTTGCGGAGATCTTTCAACAGCAGCTGCACGTCCTTGACGTCCGACAGCATGTCACCGCCGCCGTAGCtgagcagcagcggcaggtggTGTGGAATGTTGGGCATGTGGTACTCGggtgggctgctctgcccatacgCAACCATGTTGGCCATACTGCTCCCGTAGTCGTATTTTGTTATCACTCCACTTCTGATCGCTGTGAGTGCTCAAAGAAAGTTTTACATACTCTTTTGTGAGAAAGAAATCTAAGTAGCTCAagtatatgaatgatattttggaTTTGTATCAGACTGACTGACTCTGTAAAAAATGGACGAGTGTCCTCACGGATGTCGGCTGGAGTTCATACTTCAAGTACATGTCAACAGTGGAGTAATTGAGGCAGCAGTTTGGCCCTACATCCAAAGtgagtgtgtgtgcgtgtgtttgTGAGTGCAGAATAAGGAAGGAAAAGCCATTACACATATGTAAATTAATTGAAAGACTACAATAATAAACACATATATGATTAAAGTCAAATCAAACATATGTTGCGGGCGGAATATTATCAGCGGAATAATTTGTGCGTACCTGTGAATGATGCCATAAGGTCGTAGCAGTTCACCCCCGGCATAGCGCAGACGAACTCCAAATAATTGGTTCCGACTGCCCTGCTTATCCATTAGGGAAGACAGTTGAATTAGAAGGAAGAGCTTTAACGATAACATCACTCAATGTATGGTCGGTCGGTCATGTTGATAAGGCCTCTGATGCTTTTGTCAGCACATTTTCTTTTGACAACAACAAGAGGGATGTGTTAGTTTACGTACCCTTTAGGATCAAATTCTCCCACTCCAAGTGCTCCCAACATCTGCAAGAAAAAGCAAGAAAGCTATGACACAACTCTGAACGTAGGTAAATTAGAAGAAGATACTGTGATGTAGCTTCCTCCCCCCCCTTGATGACAGAAAAATTCAAAGAGTGTTGTGAACTCGTTCTTACTTCTCCTGAGAATGCGCTGCCTGCAGCTCTTCCGATTGGAGTTGTCATGTAAGTCAGATAGGCCACCGGAGTCAAAAGGGCAGCTGACTTGATCTTATCCACCAGCTTCCCCTCGGAGAATGCTGATAGAGCTGTCAGAGTTCCCTGTAGCATCATCCAACGTCAGTCAGTTGTTGTAGTTGTAGTGGTGGCAGTAAGTAGCAGAACATACATGCAAAGTAATTCAAAGTGGAAGGAAGAATGACATGTTTGGCATTAAAGTACGAAAAGTCTCCTACCATGGAGTGACCAACATAGTGCAGCTTCCGCCCAGTTTTCCGGAATACAAAACCCACAGTGGCAGGCAAATCAAAGCTGGCCAACTCATCCCATGACCACGCCCAATAAGCCTGCGAGACAACAACAGGATGATGAACCTGCTCAAGACTTCATAATCAGCATTGTAGAGAAGATGACCAACCGGGTTTGATGTATCGAGAGACTCATGGCGACGGCTCCACCTGGTGCCCCTGCCGTGTGTGATCCAGACATCGAATCCGTTGTCTGCAAGTACGAAAGCCAGTGATTGTTGAGGTGGATTCAGAAGCCATGTCATCCCGTCCTGCCATCATTCATCCATCATGCGTCAATAATCAGAAGAAGAATGACGAAGACGACAACGTACTGTACGTACATGCATGCATGGCAACACATGCAGATTGCTCGAGGAAACGTACCATGAGGACTCCATGTTGGAGCAGCACAGGCTGCCTCTTCCCCGCGctgccgcctcctcttccttgtgGGATCCTGTGCATGGTCAGTATGTACCCATCTTGCGTCTTCACCTGCAAGGGACGCAACGCAGCAAGCTTCAACCACTCATGCCATGCCCGCATCAATCATCCATCCATCCACATTTATCTGCACTCGGCTACCTCATATTCTTGGCACTCGTAACCCTGAGGGCTCACCACGGCGGTGCACACGCCGTCATCCGGAGGCTCGAGGCTCTGCAGCAGCTGCCGTCGTCCGTGAGCTCCGGCCAGCTCGCAATGGAAGCCCATGGAGAGGACGAAGGTGATGACGAGAAGCCAGCAACGGAATCCCATGTTGGAGGTAAGCCAAGGATGAGATCACCTACTTCACCAAGGATTGGCCTTGTTATAGTGAGGAGGGTGAGGAGGAAGTCGGTGAAGGATGATACCTCGTTCATGGCCTTCTTatagggcggaggaggaggaaggagatggaGAGGGTGATCTGTGCAGGCAGTTGAAGGGTGGTGATGCGTGATCTTCGCTACTTGTTACTGACATTGTTATGGCCTTTCACAACTGCATGTAACTGTACAAAAGTTGAAAAATAGATTGTTGTTGTGTGCAATACAAGAAGTCGAACTAAATTTAAACTCTTCACCTCTCATCTAAATGACACCGTTTAAAAAGGCCCGCATAGTTTATGAATTGAgttaattattatgaagataataattcactcagtcagaagaagttttgacatgtatgattcacggccaacttgatattcggcctagagggtcacacacatatggtaagtgttgcaatgagtagaggttcggatatgagatatcc
Proteins encoded:
- the LOC135617789 gene encoding uncharacterized protein At3g27210-like: MGVCTSFQKGPDSPMRCRLGLVSRAKRIFVSSPAKDRTLNGGSPVDRFGFQSSGFESRKEDIFFDSRAWLDSDCEDDFLSVNGEFTPSRGSTPNHQINSPVTPQFDNHFPSEKYPDSNSEPSPTGRKKLAELLHETLQSEQVNVPNAAEARVDSNVKPDINQTNTDQPQNSENATLYHSGACSICSSEVTPNRDPKSRKEKTWKTGHCCLPSLQSFGFDERRHETSPGRCTV
- the LOC135617790 gene encoding triacylglycerol lipase 2-like, which encodes MGFHCELAGAHGRRQLLQSLEPPDDGVCTAVVSPQGYECQEYEVKTQDGYILTMHRIPQGRGGGSAGKRQPVLLQHGVLMDGMTWLLNPPQQSLAFVLADNGFDVWITHGRGTRWSRRHESLDTSNPAYWAWSWDELASFDLPATVGFVFRKTGRKLHYVGHSMGTLTALSAFSEGKLVDKIKSAALLTPVAYLTYMTTPIGRAAGSAFSGEMLGALGVGEFDPKGAVGTNYLEFVCAMPGVNCYDLMASFTGPNCCLNYSTVDMYLKYELQPTSVRTLVHFLQTIRSGVITKYDYGSSMANMVAYGQSSPPEYHMPNIPHHLPLLLSYGGGDMLSDVKDVQLLLKDLRNHDADELVAQLVKEYAHLDFVMGVNAKQVVYDGLIAFFGKHS